In Lysinibacillus sp. FSL M8-0337, the following proteins share a genomic window:
- a CDS encoding 3-oxoacyl-[acyl-carrier-protein] synthase III C-terminal domain-containing protein, translating to MSKIISISTYQPPYTLQQANAEALTKELFYEKIPKLERYLKVFDSGGIHTRHFCVPAEWHRNEHTFEERNNLYIALATQYSVEVIQACLQNESFLEAPISPNEIDAIIFVSSTGISTPSIDARIMNQLPFSDQLKRIPLWGLGCAGGAAGISRAYDYCKAHPQAKVLVVCVELCSLTFQQNDFSKSNLIGASLFADGAACILVCGDDATIQTKKAVPSIVTTDSKWMPDSENVMGWNIKNNGLHVVFQKSIPAIITNWLGPFIEQFLVEQHLFSEQLDHFIAHPGGKKVLKAYEDALYLSEQKTDISREILRKHGNMSSPTVLYVLEQFMLNEGHVDDIGLLVALGPGFCAEVVLLKWRE from the coding sequence TTGTCAAAAATTATTTCGATCAGTACATATCAACCACCTTACACATTGCAACAAGCGAATGCAGAGGCGTTAACAAAGGAACTATTTTACGAAAAAATCCCCAAATTAGAGCGTTATTTAAAAGTATTCGATAGTGGTGGCATCCATACTCGCCATTTCTGTGTACCAGCCGAATGGCACCGCAATGAGCATACTTTTGAAGAGCGAAACAATCTGTATATAGCGTTAGCAACGCAATATAGTGTTGAGGTCATTCAAGCTTGTTTACAAAATGAATCATTTTTAGAAGCACCGATTTCTCCTAACGAAATAGATGCCATTATTTTCGTAAGTAGTACGGGCATCTCTACACCAAGCATCGATGCCAGAATTATGAATCAACTACCTTTTTCGGATCAGTTAAAGCGTATTCCTCTATGGGGGTTAGGTTGTGCTGGTGGAGCAGCTGGCATAAGTCGTGCCTATGATTATTGCAAAGCACATCCTCAAGCAAAGGTGCTTGTTGTATGTGTTGAACTTTGTAGCTTAACCTTTCAACAAAACGATTTTTCAAAAAGTAATTTAATCGGTGCATCCTTATTCGCAGATGGTGCAGCTTGCATACTCGTTTGCGGAGACGATGCAACAATACAGACGAAGAAAGCAGTTCCTTCGATTGTTACAACTGACTCGAAGTGGATGCCCGATTCGGAAAATGTGATGGGCTGGAATATAAAAAATAACGGGCTTCATGTCGTTTTCCAGAAAAGTATTCCAGCGATTATTACGAATTGGCTAGGCCCTTTCATTGAACAATTTTTAGTTGAACAACATCTTTTCAGCGAACAGCTCGATCATTTTATTGCACATCCTGGGGGTAAAAAGGTGTTAAAAGCCTATGAGGATGCGCTATATCTTTCTGAACAAAAAACCGACATTTCTCGGGAAATATTACGCAAGCACGGTAATATGTCCTCGCCTACCGTATTATATGTACTCGAACAATTTATGTTAAACGAAGGACATGTAGATGATATTGGGTTGCTTGTCGCCCTTGGTCCTGGCTTCTGTGCGGAAGTTGTATTACTTAAATGGAGGGAGTAG
- a CDS encoding isoprenylcysteine carboxylmethyltransferase family protein, whose amino-acid sequence MLFYFILILVILQRLTEVFIAKRHEKWMLAKGAYEVGESHYSYMVAMHVCFFLFLIIEVVTNNIGPSPLFPLFFLLFLLVQALRIWCIRSLGPFWNTKILILPGAEVVRKGPYTFMRHPNYAVVSLEILLLPIMFQAYFTAFCFTLLNITMLSVRIPIEEKALRDATNYNHVFKKDLPQK is encoded by the coding sequence ATGCTATTTTACTTTATTTTAATTCTTGTAATTCTACAAAGATTAACAGAGGTTTTCATAGCCAAACGCCATGAAAAATGGATGCTTGCAAAAGGTGCCTATGAAGTAGGTGAATCACATTATTCCTATATGGTTGCCATGCATGTATGCTTTTTTCTATTTTTGATTATTGAAGTTGTTACAAATAATATTGGTCCATCGCCCTTATTTCCGTTATTTTTCTTATTATTTCTCTTAGTGCAAGCTTTACGTATTTGGTGTATCCGATCATTAGGGCCTTTTTGGAATACGAAAATTTTGATTTTACCAGGTGCAGAAGTTGTCAGGAAGGGACCCTATACATTTATGCGTCACCCTAATTATGCCGTTGTTAGTTTAGAAATTCTGCTGCTGCCTATTATGTTTCAAGCTTATTTTACAGCATTTTGTTTTACGCTCTTAAACATTACAATGCTGTCTGTACGAATTCCAATAGAGGAAAAAGCATTGCGAGATGCGACGAACTATAATCATGTATTTAAAAAGGATCTACCACAAAAGTAA
- a CDS encoding GTP-binding protein: MTNKIPVTVLSGYLGSGKTTIMNHVLQNEKNMRVAVIVNDMSEINIDAELIANGSGISRTEEKFVELSNGCICCTLREDLLQEVERLAKLGTIDYILIESTGISEPIPVAQTFSYLDEELGIDLTKFCKLDTMVTVVDANRFWHDFQSGESLLERKEAVGELDERDVADLLIDQIEFCDVLVLNKCDLVTEEELERLERILRALQPEAKLIRTINGVIEPIEILNTGRFDFERVSESAGWLKELELGHENHTPETEEYGITSFTYKRKIPFHPMRFVEWCDNMPASIVRAKGIIWSARHQDVALLLSQAGSSAKIEPVSYWVAALPTAQQQDVFLQSPEVLDDWDEEFGDRMTQLVIIGIDLDQEEITKELDACLLTTNEFAEPWEQLEDPFNWEWS, from the coding sequence ATGACAAATAAAATTCCAGTGACTGTATTAAGTGGTTATTTAGGTTCGGGTAAAACGACGATAATGAATCATGTGTTACAAAATGAAAAAAACATGCGTGTAGCTGTTATTGTCAACGATATGAGTGAAATTAATATTGATGCAGAGTTGATTGCAAATGGGAGCGGTATTTCTCGAACAGAGGAAAAATTCGTAGAGCTTTCGAATGGCTGTATTTGTTGCACACTACGTGAGGATTTACTACAAGAAGTAGAGCGTCTCGCAAAGCTAGGGACTATTGATTATATTTTAATTGAGTCGACAGGTATTAGTGAACCAATACCAGTTGCACAAACCTTTAGTTATTTAGACGAGGAGCTTGGCATTGATTTAACGAAGTTCTGCAAACTCGATACAATGGTAACTGTAGTCGATGCTAATCGTTTTTGGCATGATTTTCAGTCAGGTGAAAGTCTATTGGAGCGTAAGGAAGCAGTTGGTGAATTAGATGAACGCGATGTAGCAGATTTATTAATTGACCAGATTGAATTTTGTGATGTTTTAGTGCTGAACAAGTGTGATCTCGTAACAGAAGAGGAGCTTGAAAGACTAGAACGTATTTTGCGAGCACTACAACCTGAGGCAAAGCTTATTCGTACTATTAATGGGGTAATAGAGCCAATTGAAATTTTAAATACAGGAAGATTCGATTTTGAGAGAGTATCAGAATCGGCAGGTTGGTTAAAAGAGTTAGAACTCGGTCATGAAAATCATACACCAGAGACAGAAGAGTACGGTATTACTTCATTCACTTATAAGCGTAAAATCCCTTTCCATCCAATGCGCTTTGTAGAGTGGTGTGATAACATGCCAGCATCAATTGTCCGTGCCAAGGGTATTATTTGGAGTGCGAGGCATCAAGATGTGGCATTATTGCTGTCACAAGCAGGTTCGTCTGCGAAAATTGAACCTGTTTCTTATTGGGTAGCAGCTTTACCTACAGCACAGCAACAGGATGTCTTTTTACAAAGCCCAGAGGTATTGGACGATTGGGATGAAGAGTTCGGTGACCGTATGACACAGTTAGTCATTATAGGGATAGACTTAGATCAAGAAGAAATTACAAAAGAGCTCGATGCATGCCTTTTGACAACGAATGAGTTTGCCGAGCCTTGGGAACAGCTAGAGGACCCTTTTAATTGGGAGTGGAGTTAA
- the rpmG gene encoding 50S ribosomal protein L33 yields the protein MRVQVTLACTETGDKNYITTKNKRNNPERLELKKYSPRLKRVTLHRETK from the coding sequence ATGCGTGTTCAAGTTACTTTAGCCTGCACTGAAACAGGAGATAAAAATTACATTACAACGAAAAACAAACGAAATAATCCTGAAAGACTGGAGTTAAAGAAATATTCACCCCGTTTGAAGCGTGTTACATTACACCGAGAAACAAAATAA
- a CDS encoding exosporium glycoprotein BclB-related protein — MFLNDPMSNSGCGCSSRGSMECNALGPFLAVDAACITPSQPATGGSIIPFSSGITSVVLTSLATGLIATPSLIGFGTAVPGVTLVGNTLDLSGVVTEAFTVPRAGSITGLSASFSATVAIALVGSTTVTATIYRAPAGSTTYTATDATVNLAPAFTGAIALGATAFGSGSFAPVAVSAGDKLVMVYSITTTGVAVAQVLTGTASAGITIV, encoded by the coding sequence ATGTTCTTAAATGATCCTATGTCTAATAGCGGATGTGGTTGCTCATCTAGAGGCAGTATGGAATGTAATGCATTAGGTCCATTTTTAGCGGTTGATGCTGCATGTATCACACCATCACAACCAGCTACAGGCGGTTCCATTATTCCATTCTCTTCTGGGATTACATCTGTTGTGTTAACTTCTTTAGCTACTGGGCTAATCGCTACACCATCTCTTATCGGATTCGGTACTGCAGTTCCTGGTGTAACGCTTGTAGGTAATACACTTGACTTATCAGGCGTTGTAACAGAGGCATTTACAGTACCACGTGCAGGTAGTATTACAGGTTTATCTGCATCATTCTCTGCTACAGTTGCCATTGCTCTAGTGGGCTCTACTACAGTTACTGCGACAATCTATCGTGCACCTGCTGGAAGTACGACTTATACTGCTACAGATGCTACAGTTAACTTAGCTCCAGCATTTACAGGAGCAATAGCACTAGGTGCTACAGCGTTTGGTTCAGGCAGTTTTGCACCTGTAGCAGTTTCTGCTGGTGACAAACTAGTAATGGTGTACTCCATTACTACAACTGGTGTAGCTGTTGCTCAAGTACTTACTGGTACTGCAAGTGCAGGTATTACAATTGTATAA
- a CDS encoding YfiT family bacillithiol transferase produces MNDLRYPIGQFRFPEVVTAQHVQKWIDDIRLLPRQLAEALSGASEQSLAKSYRENGWTVTQLVHHLADSHMNSFIRFKLALTEDTPTIKPYNEEHWAMLPDSDMPVATSYKLLESLHERWVYLLTSLTDEQLQSAFHHPDNGFMTLEKALAMYAWHGKHHLAHIHNALAK; encoded by the coding sequence ATGAACGATTTACGATATCCAATTGGACAATTTCGATTTCCGGAAGTAGTGACCGCACAGCATGTACAGAAATGGATTGATGATATCCGTTTATTGCCGAGGCAATTAGCGGAAGCATTAAGTGGAGCAAGTGAACAATCATTAGCAAAATCCTATCGAGAGAACGGTTGGACAGTCACACAATTAGTCCATCATCTAGCGGATAGTCATATGAATAGTTTTATTCGCTTTAAGTTAGCTTTAACTGAAGATACACCGACAATTAAGCCCTATAATGAAGAACATTGGGCAATGCTCCCTGATTCAGATATGCCAGTTGCGACTTCCTACAAGTTGCTAGAAAGTTTACACGAACGGTGGGTCTATTTGCTGACAAGTTTAACCGATGAACAATTACAAAGTGCATTTCACCATCCAGACAACGGGTTCATGACGCTTGAAAAAGCACTCGCTATGTACGCTTGGCATGGGAAGCATCATCTTGCTCATATACACAATGCACTTGCAAAATAG
- a CDS encoding GNAT family N-acetyltransferase, with product MGVILADSQHAHIVHKVMMQAFKEYEHATPPSSALGETVDSIEQALNNGEQAFISYMENEPVAMVRFTLNDEGIYFFRLSVIPEKQGLGLAKTLIAEVENYARAQGKSVSECKVRMSVPRNIELYRSLGYVITKETMAENLNGISLPVVTMEKTL from the coding sequence GTGGGTGTTATTTTAGCAGATAGTCAACATGCACACATAGTGCATAAGGTCATGATGCAAGCTTTTAAAGAATATGAACATGCAACACCGCCATCTAGTGCATTAGGTGAAACAGTTGATTCAATTGAACAGGCGCTAAATAATGGCGAGCAAGCATTTATTAGTTATATGGAAAATGAACCTGTCGCTATGGTCCGATTTACGTTGAATGATGAGGGTATTTATTTCTTCCGATTATCGGTGATTCCAGAAAAGCAAGGGCTAGGATTGGCCAAGACATTGATAGCTGAAGTAGAAAATTATGCACGTGCTCAAGGCAAAAGTGTAAGCGAATGTAAAGTCCGTATGAGTGTACCACGTAATATTGAATTATATCGTTCATTGGGATATGTTATTACGAAAGAAACGATGGCAGAAAATCTTAATGGTATTTCGCTTCCTGTTGTAACAATGGAGAAGACACTATAG
- a CDS encoding alpha/beta hydrolase-fold protein, with amino-acid sequence MTVGQVGNVSDFFCYEMTSMFADYTYSINVYVPQGEAPKEGFPVIYVLDGSSYFQYVKEAVRLQSRNALKTGVLPAIVVGIGHRADMHERRFYDFTAPAETYSYPARFKGKGYHQHGGAENFSRFLQEELKPQLYAQFHVNKQQQTIFGHSLAGYFALWQLLNDKDRFQHYIAISPSIWWNEHELFGRVKAFIEAHQHVKETIFIGVGELETFMVEDARQMAEQLEQVMDIVFYEALSENHASVVPTVMSRAIRYVYKN; translated from the coding sequence ATGACTGTTGGACAAGTAGGCAATGTATCTGACTTTTTTTGCTATGAAATGACTTCGATGTTTGCAGACTATACGTACTCGATAAATGTTTATGTACCTCAAGGGGAAGCTCCGAAAGAAGGATTTCCTGTTATATATGTATTAGATGGCTCGTCATATTTCCAGTACGTAAAGGAAGCCGTACGCCTACAAAGTCGTAATGCGCTCAAAACAGGGGTATTACCTGCCATTGTTGTCGGTATTGGCCATCGTGCTGATATGCATGAACGCCGTTTCTACGACTTTACAGCACCTGCCGAAACGTATAGTTATCCTGCGAGATTTAAAGGCAAAGGCTATCATCAGCATGGAGGGGCAGAAAACTTTAGCCGCTTTTTACAGGAGGAATTAAAGCCGCAACTGTATGCACAATTCCATGTAAATAAACAGCAACAAACCATATTTGGACATTCGTTAGCAGGTTATTTTGCACTATGGCAATTATTAAATGATAAAGATCGTTTCCAACATTATATCGCTATTAGCCCTTCAATCTGGTGGAATGAACATGAATTGTTTGGTAGAGTAAAGGCTTTTATCGAAGCACACCAACATGTGAAGGAAACAATCTTTATCGGCGTGGGAGAACTAGAAACGTTTATGGTAGAAGACGCGCGACAAATGGCTGAACAGCTGGAGCAAGTAATGGACATAGTTTTTTATGAGGCATTGAGCGAAAATCATGCGTCTGTGGTCCCTACTGTCATGAGTAGAGCAATACGTTATGTGTATAAAAATTAA
- a CDS encoding ABC transporter ATP-binding protein has translation MENLSSGYEHVRVFEGLNLTIEEGKVTTIIGPNGCGKSTLLKTIGRILKKQQGTVYLQEQNMQNLSTKEIAKKLAILSQTPIAPGQLKVEELIAYGRYPHRHNVNRLTKKDEKMIEWALTVTNTLEYRSRELAQLSGGQRQRVWLAMALAQETSILLLDEPTTYLDMAHQLEVLDIVKDLNEQHGCTIVMVLHDINHAARYSDHLIAMRQGAVVETGTPQEILCADVMRKVFNISARIMEDPATNTPVCYGYDVLKEGDK, from the coding sequence ATGGAAAATTTATCTTCTGGTTATGAGCATGTTCGTGTATTCGAAGGGTTGAATTTAACGATAGAAGAGGGCAAAGTGACAACGATTATAGGACCAAATGGTTGTGGCAAATCAACTTTATTGAAAACAATTGGACGCATTTTAAAAAAGCAACAGGGAACCGTTTATTTGCAGGAGCAAAATATGCAAAATTTATCGACCAAAGAAATTGCGAAAAAGTTAGCGATATTATCCCAGACACCGATTGCACCAGGACAGTTAAAGGTAGAGGAGCTAATTGCATACGGTCGTTATCCACATCGTCATAATGTCAATCGTTTAACGAAGAAGGATGAAAAAATGATTGAGTGGGCCTTAACAGTTACAAATACATTGGAGTATCGCAGTCGGGAATTAGCACAACTTTCAGGAGGGCAGCGACAGCGTGTTTGGTTAGCAATGGCCTTGGCGCAAGAAACGAGTATTTTGTTGCTAGACGAACCCACGACTTATTTGGATATGGCACATCAGCTAGAAGTGCTTGATATCGTAAAAGATTTAAATGAACAACATGGCTGTACGATTGTGATGGTTTTACATGATATTAACCATGCAGCGCGATATTCAGACCATTTAATCGCCATGCGTCAAGGTGCTGTAGTGGAAACGGGTACTCCACAGGAAATTTTATGCGCGGATGTGATGCGCAAAGTGTTTAATATTTCCGCGAGAATTATGGAAGATCCTGCAACAAACACCCCTGTATGCTATGGCTATGATGTGTTAAAGGAGGGAGACAAATGA
- a CDS encoding iron ABC transporter permease, giving the protein MHNRASRVVITVVTILLLVMLGASYLHITNGVFDMSVMDVLKTLLRIEPNPKFDLVIFEFRLPRIVIAALVGVGLGMAGVVLQGITRNGLADPGILGINAGAGAAVVIFMFFFQFRVVTADISSWLSILMMPIFGFVGGTMAAALIFSFAMKNGHLDMQRLILTGIAINSGFGALSLFLSLKMNAQDYESAAVWMAGSIYNANWIFVISMLPWLLLLGFYVYRKSYLLDYFQLEEDSITSLGIALEKEKMKLLLASVGLVSACVSVSGSIGFIGLMAPHIAKQLVGIQHRYVMPVSALIGACLLVIADFIGKTVFAPSELAVGIVVSIIGIPYFLYLLVKSKA; this is encoded by the coding sequence ATGCATAATAGAGCTTCCCGTGTAGTAATTACGGTCGTCACTATACTTCTTTTAGTAATGTTAGGGGCAAGCTATCTCCATATAACAAATGGTGTTTTTGATATGTCTGTAATGGATGTTCTAAAAACACTCTTGCGAATTGAACCCAACCCGAAATTTGATCTTGTTATTTTTGAATTTCGTCTCCCACGAATAGTCATCGCGGCACTTGTAGGGGTAGGGCTAGGAATGGCGGGAGTCGTGTTACAGGGCATTACACGCAATGGCTTAGCAGACCCTGGAATTTTAGGCATTAATGCTGGAGCGGGTGCAGCGGTTGTTATTTTTATGTTTTTCTTTCAGTTCCGTGTGGTCACAGCGGATATCAGTAGCTGGTTATCCATTTTAATGATGCCGATTTTTGGTTTTGTTGGTGGTACGATGGCCGCGGCTTTAATTTTCTCCTTTGCGATGAAAAATGGTCATTTAGATATGCAACGATTGATTTTAACAGGGATTGCTATTAATAGTGGTTTTGGCGCGTTATCGCTGTTTCTATCTTTGAAAATGAATGCACAAGATTATGAGTCGGCTGCCGTTTGGATGGCTGGTTCTATCTACAATGCCAATTGGATTTTTGTCATCTCTATGTTGCCTTGGCTCCTATTGCTAGGTTTTTATGTCTATCGGAAATCGTATTTACTCGATTATTTTCAATTGGAAGAAGACAGTATTACGAGCTTAGGCATAGCGTTGGAAAAGGAAAAAATGAAGTTATTATTGGCGAGTGTTGGCTTAGTGAGTGCCTGTGTATCCGTTTCGGGGAGTATTGGCTTTATTGGGCTAATGGCGCCACATATTGCCAAACAACTTGTCGGTATTCAACATCGTTATGTTATGCCGGTAAGTGCTCTTATAGGGGCTTGTTTATTAGTGATAGCAGACTTTATTGGTAAAACGGTGTTTGCACCTTCAGAGTTGGCTGTAGGTATTGTTGTATCCATTATTGGCATACCTTACTTTTTGTATTTGTTAGTAAAGTCAAAAGCTTAG
- a CDS encoding iron ABC transporter permease, with translation MKKTNIVSFSILVASPFLIAIVALIAVMYGTKDISVLTVWQAITVFDPANIDHQIIRTSRIPRICAVLLVGAFLAVAGAVMQGITRNYLASPSLMGVNDGSAFVITLAIVFFPGLPNYQMILLSMLGSALGAGIVFGFGSLIRNGLSPVRLAIIGTVIGTFLSSIATAVAMYFQVSQTVSAWYNTKVHTVDNSMLILSVPFGLIGLMLALFSARAITITALGDDIAIGLGQKTKAVKMVSMLAVVCLTGTAVALVGKIAFVGLVIPHITRFLVGVDYRFIIPCAAVIGAFFLALCDVLSRYVNYPFETPIGVLTALVGVPFFLYLVRKHGGEKHA, from the coding sequence TTGAAAAAAACAAACATAGTATCGTTCTCTATATTGGTAGCTTCACCTTTCCTCATTGCGATTGTGGCTTTAATTGCTGTTATGTACGGGACCAAAGATATTAGTGTCTTAACTGTGTGGCAAGCCATCACAGTATTTGACCCTGCAAATATTGACCACCAAATTATAAGGACTAGCCGTATTCCTAGAATTTGTGCCGTATTGCTAGTAGGTGCATTTTTAGCAGTAGCGGGTGCAGTTATGCAAGGTATCACTCGAAACTATTTAGCATCGCCATCCTTAATGGGTGTTAATGATGGTTCAGCCTTTGTCATTACATTAGCTATTGTATTCTTTCCTGGACTCCCAAACTATCAAATGATATTGCTATCTATGCTCGGCTCAGCATTAGGTGCTGGCATCGTTTTCGGCTTCGGTTCCCTTATTCGAAATGGGCTGTCGCCCGTTCGATTAGCTATTATAGGGACGGTTATTGGGACATTTTTAAGTAGTATCGCGACAGCCGTTGCGATGTATTTCCAAGTATCACAAACGGTTAGCGCTTGGTATAACACAAAAGTACATACAGTCGACAATAGTATGCTCATACTATCCGTTCCTTTTGGCTTAATTGGTCTAATGTTGGCGTTATTTTCAGCAAGGGCCATTACAATTACCGCATTAGGTGATGATATTGCTATAGGTCTCGGACAAAAAACAAAAGCAGTAAAAATGGTCAGTATGCTTGCCGTCGTATGTTTAACAGGAACTGCGGTTGCCCTTGTAGGAAAAATCGCTTTCGTAGGGCTAGTTATCCCACATATTACACGCTTTCTTGTTGGCGTGGATTACCGTTTTATTATTCCGTGTGCAGCGGTAATAGGTGCATTTTTCTTAGCACTTTGCGATGTGCTTAGTCGTTATGTCAATTACCCATTTGAAACGCCCATTGGTGTATTAACTGCACTGGTCGGTGTCCCATTCTTCTTATATTTAGTTCGTAAGCACGGAGGTGAAAAGCATGCATAA